A window of Candidatus Thorarchaeota archaeon contains these coding sequences:
- a CDS encoding GTP-binding protein — protein MRDQDDGSKIVKSVLIGDAAVGKTSIRKKYLGEGFQKNHLPTIGVDLATKKVLFDDELVKFVIWDLAGQHNFKSVRGHYYHGSNGIILVYDVVNRESFFNASKWLVEAYKNMGPLPPTIIVGNKIDLRRKPEYTDVVTTEEGEAFRQKFVEKLNVPAVFMETSALTGENIDDTFKELLAMMEEDRKQEATGIYQSKNAPRIK, from the coding sequence TTGAGAGACCAAGATGATGGTAGCAAAATAGTAAAATCGGTTCTAATTGGAGATGCAGCAGTTGGCAAAACCAGTATACGTAAGAAATACTTGGGGGAAGGCTTTCAAAAAAATCACTTACCAACCATAGGCGTGGATCTCGCTACAAAGAAAGTCCTGTTCGATGACGAGCTCGTGAAATTTGTCATTTGGGACTTAGCCGGGCAACACAACTTCAAGTCGGTTAGAGGTCATTACTATCACGGTTCCAATGGCATCATACTGGTATACGATGTCGTAAACCGTGAATCATTCTTCAACGCATCCAAGTGGCTGGTCGAAGCCTATAAGAACATGGGTCCGCTCCCACCAACAATAATTGTTGGTAACAAAATTGACCTCAGACGGAAGCCGGAATATACTGATGTGGTAACTACTGAAGAAGGAGAGGCTTTCAGACAGAAGTTTGTTGAGAAGCTCAATGTGCCAGCTGTTTTCATGGAGACATCTGCCCTCACCGGCGAGAATATCGATGATACATTCAAGGAGCTTCTAGCCATGATGGAAGAGGATAGAAAACAAGAAGCCACGGGAATCTATCAGAGTAAGAACGCTCCTCGAATCAAGTAA